The Lysobacter enzymogenes genome window below encodes:
- a CDS encoding nucleotide sugar dehydrogenase — MADNDNSVAQARIGVIGLGYVGLPLALEFGKVYDTVGYDIDPVRVAQLSTGEDRHHEHDADEIRSAARLRFSAALEDLDDRDTFVVTVPTPVDEHKRPDFTPLILASRALAGVLKRGDTVIYESTVYPGATEEICVPELERASGLRCNEDFFVGYSPERINPGDRQRKLVDIPKVTSGSTPDTAERVDALYRSIIPAGTHRASSLRVAEASKVIENTQRDANIALINEFALIFQRLGIDTTEVLEAAGTKWNFLPFRPGLVGGHCIGVDPYYLIQKAQSAGYYPDILLACRRINDAMGGHVAAEVIKRMIQRGIAVAESRILILGLTFKENCADLRNTRVIDLAREFGEYRARVEICDPWANAEEARREYGLDMVEEPAQGAYDAIVVAVAHEQFRALGAAGARAYGKPGALLYDIKSLYPRDEVDGRL, encoded by the coding sequence ATGGCAGACAACGACAACAGCGTCGCGCAGGCGCGCATCGGCGTGATCGGCCTGGGCTACGTCGGCCTGCCGCTGGCGCTGGAATTCGGCAAGGTCTACGACACCGTCGGCTACGACATCGACCCGGTGCGCGTGGCCCAGCTCAGCACCGGCGAGGACCGCCATCACGAGCACGATGCCGACGAGATCCGCAGCGCCGCGCGCCTGCGCTTCAGCGCCGCGCTCGAAGACCTCGACGACCGCGACACCTTCGTGGTCACCGTGCCCACGCCCGTCGACGAGCACAAGCGCCCGGACTTCACCCCGCTGATCCTGGCCAGCCGCGCGCTCGCCGGCGTGCTCAAGCGCGGCGACACGGTGATCTACGAGTCGACCGTGTATCCCGGCGCGACCGAGGAAATCTGCGTGCCCGAGCTCGAACGCGCGTCGGGCCTGCGCTGCAACGAAGACTTCTTCGTCGGCTACAGCCCGGAGCGGATCAATCCCGGCGACCGCCAGCGCAAGCTGGTCGACATTCCCAAAGTGACCTCGGGCTCGACCCCGGACACCGCCGAGCGGGTCGACGCGCTGTACCGCAGCATCATTCCCGCCGGCACCCACCGCGCCTCCAGCCTGCGCGTGGCCGAAGCCTCCAAGGTCATCGAGAACACCCAGCGCGACGCCAACATCGCGCTCATCAACGAGTTCGCGCTGATCTTCCAGCGCCTGGGCATCGACACCACCGAAGTGCTGGAAGCGGCCGGAACCAAGTGGAATTTCCTGCCGTTCCGGCCCGGCCTGGTCGGCGGCCACTGCATCGGCGTGGACCCGTACTACCTGATCCAGAAGGCGCAGAGCGCCGGCTACTACCCCGACATCCTGCTCGCCTGCCGGCGCATCAACGACGCGATGGGCGGACACGTGGCGGCCGAAGTGATCAAGCGCATGATCCAGCGCGGCATCGCCGTGGCCGAGTCGCGCATCCTGATCCTCGGCCTGACCTTCAAGGAAAACTGCGCCGACCTGCGCAACACCCGGGTCATCGACCTGGCGCGCGAGTTCGGCGAATACCGCGCCCGGGTCGAGATCTGCGACCCCTGGGCCAACGCCGAGGAAGCGCGGCGCGAATACGGACTGGACATGGTCGAGGAGCCCGCGCAAGGCGCCTACGACGCGATCGTGGTGGCGGTCGCGCACGAGCAGTTCCGCGCCCTCGGCGCCGCCGGCGCGCGCGCTTACGGCAAGCCCGGGGCGTTGCTGTACGACATCAAGAGCCTGTATCCGCGCGACGAGGTCGACGGGCGCTTGTGA
- the arsC gene encoding arsenate reductase (glutaredoxin) (This arsenate reductase requires both glutathione and glutaredoxin to convert arsenate to arsenite, after which the efflux transporter formed by ArsA and ArsB can extrude the arsenite from the cell, providing resistance.), translated as MTDAHRAPTRLYHNPRCSKSRGALELLRERGIEPEVIAYLETPPDAAQLRELLGLLGVDARALLRTGEDEYRQLGLDDAALGEDALIAAMAAHPRLIERPLFVHGGRAVIGRPPERVLELL; from the coding sequence ATGACCGACGCGCATCGCGCCCCTACCCGCCTCTACCACAACCCGCGCTGCTCCAAGTCGCGCGGCGCGCTGGAGCTGCTGCGCGAACGCGGCATCGAGCCGGAAGTGATCGCGTATCTGGAAACGCCGCCGGACGCGGCGCAGTTGCGCGAGCTGCTGGGCTTGCTCGGCGTCGACGCGCGCGCGCTGCTGCGCACCGGCGAGGACGAGTATCGGCAGCTCGGGCTCGACGATGCCGCGCTCGGCGAAGATGCCTTGATCGCGGCGATGGCCGCGCATCCGCGGTTGATCGAACGGCCGCTGTTCGTGCACGGCGGACGCGCGGTGATCGGGCGGCCGCCGGAGCGGGTGCTGGAACTGTTGTAA
- a CDS encoding diguanylate cyclase, protein MTANDDSAYDPARASEHLRFVRRIYQMRTLGLGFGFFAVGGVLYQQVAPWWLWAALFGNGFLWPPAAYLLAVRSRDPEFVEYRSLMIDSIMGGVWIAVMQFNVVPSALLAVMLSADKIGVGGWRFLLRTAAAQALACAIAWAALGFGFAPHSSMTVILACLPFMFVYPMAISSAAYGLARKVVRQNRQLALISRTDPLTGLQNRLHWDDAASATMTHCARCDKRAALVVIDVDRFKEINDYHGHQIGDAVLRRVADVLHRAARMTDTASRIGGDEFALILMDTEADDARAIAERLRRAVEDARFDDAPELRCTVSIGVAATGARSYTAAMWMRHADSALYRAKQSGRNAVEVAPE, encoded by the coding sequence CAGATGCGCACCCTGGGCCTGGGCTTCGGCTTCTTCGCGGTCGGCGGCGTGCTGTATCAGCAGGTCGCGCCGTGGTGGCTGTGGGCGGCCTTGTTCGGCAACGGATTCCTGTGGCCGCCGGCGGCCTACTTGCTGGCGGTGCGCAGCCGCGATCCCGAATTCGTCGAGTACCGCAGCCTGATGATCGACTCGATCATGGGCGGGGTGTGGATTGCGGTCATGCAGTTCAACGTGGTGCCGAGCGCGCTGCTGGCGGTGATGCTGTCGGCCGACAAGATCGGCGTCGGCGGCTGGCGTTTCCTGCTGCGCACCGCCGCCGCGCAGGCTCTGGCCTGCGCGATCGCCTGGGCCGCGCTCGGGTTCGGCTTCGCCCCGCACAGCTCGATGACGGTGATCCTGGCCTGCCTGCCTTTCATGTTCGTCTACCCGATGGCGATCAGCAGCGCCGCTTATGGTTTGGCGCGCAAGGTGGTGCGGCAGAACCGCCAGCTCGCCCTGATCAGCCGCACCGATCCGCTGACCGGCCTGCAGAACCGCCTGCACTGGGACGACGCGGCCAGCGCGACCATGACCCACTGCGCGCGCTGCGACAAACGCGCGGCGCTGGTGGTCATCGACGTCGACCGCTTCAAGGAGATCAACGATTACCACGGCCACCAGATCGGCGACGCGGTGCTGCGCCGGGTCGCCGACGTGCTGCACCGCGCCGCGCGCATGACCGACACCGCCAGCCGCATCGGCGGCGACGAGTTCGCGCTGATCCTGATGGACACCGAGGCCGACGACGCCCGCGCCATCGCCGAGCGCCTGCGCCGCGCGGTCGAGGACGCGCGCTTCGACGACGCGCCGGAGCTGCGCTGCACGGTCAGCATCGGCGTGGCCGCGACCGGCGCGCGCTCGTACACCGCGGCGATGTGGATGCGCCACGCCGACTCGGCCCTGTACCGGGCCAAGCAATCGGGCCGCAACGCGGTCGAGGTGGCGCCGGAATGA
- a CDS encoding FMN-binding glutamate synthase family protein, with protein MTRYSVYVASLVLTVVCAILVFLHHPYWLWGLAAFGAVAALGTADLLQTKSTLRRNYPVMAHFRYGLESIGPEMRQYFIEADTAEVPFSRQQRALVYQRSKSVNDVRPFGSQVDVYSLDYEWINHSLAPSAHVAHDFRVSIGENTAQPYAASVFNISAMSFGSLSANAIRALNKGARLGGFYHDTGEGSISPYHRENGGDLVWEIGSGYFGCRDERGLFSEERFVANATDAQVKMIEIKLSQGAKPGHGGVLPAAKVSAEISATRGVPMGQDCVSPAAHTAFDSPLGLLKFVARLRELSGGKPVGFKLAIGHPWEWFGIAKAMHESGLLPDFIVVDGAEGGTGAAPAEFIDHVGVPMHEALMLVHNTLVGLELRDKIRIGAAGRITSAFDIARTLAMGADWCNAARGYMFALGCIQAQSCHTDRCPTGIATQDPSRWNKLDVPDKSARVFHFHENTLKALRDLLCAAGLRHTSEIGPEHILRRVSPTEVRSLGALYNFLAPGDLIGKIPAHAVFQSFWAGARSDSFAAPERVLAMRASKSF; from the coding sequence ATGACGCGCTATTCCGTGTACGTCGCCAGCCTGGTCCTGACCGTGGTCTGCGCGATTCTGGTCTTCCTGCATCACCCGTACTGGCTGTGGGGCCTGGCCGCGTTCGGCGCGGTCGCCGCGCTCGGCACCGCCGACCTGCTGCAGACCAAAAGCACCCTGCGCCGCAATTACCCGGTGATGGCCCACTTCCGCTACGGCCTGGAGTCGATCGGCCCGGAAATGCGCCAGTACTTCATCGAGGCCGACACCGCCGAGGTCCCGTTCTCGCGCCAGCAGCGCGCGCTGGTCTATCAGCGCTCCAAGTCGGTCAACGACGTGCGCCCGTTCGGCAGCCAGGTCGACGTCTACAGCCTGGACTACGAATGGATCAACCATTCGCTGGCGCCGAGCGCGCACGTCGCCCACGACTTCCGCGTCAGCATCGGCGAAAACACCGCGCAGCCGTATGCGGCCAGCGTGTTCAACATCTCGGCGATGAGCTTCGGCTCGCTGTCGGCCAACGCGATCCGCGCGCTCAACAAGGGCGCCAGGCTCGGCGGGTTCTACCACGACACCGGCGAAGGCTCGATTTCGCCGTACCACCGCGAGAACGGCGGCGACCTGGTCTGGGAAATCGGCTCGGGCTATTTCGGCTGCCGCGACGAGCGCGGACTGTTCAGCGAAGAACGCTTCGTCGCCAACGCGACCGACGCGCAAGTGAAGATGATCGAGATCAAGCTCTCGCAAGGCGCCAAGCCCGGCCACGGCGGGGTATTGCCGGCGGCCAAGGTCAGCGCCGAGATCTCGGCCACGCGCGGCGTGCCGATGGGCCAGGACTGCGTGTCGCCGGCCGCGCACACCGCGTTCGACTCGCCGCTGGGCCTGCTGAAGTTCGTGGCGCGGCTGCGCGAGCTGTCCGGCGGCAAGCCGGTCGGCTTCAAGCTCGCCATCGGCCATCCCTGGGAATGGTTCGGCATCGCCAAGGCCATGCACGAAAGCGGGCTGCTGCCGGACTTCATCGTCGTCGACGGCGCCGAGGGCGGCACCGGCGCAGCGCCGGCGGAGTTCATCGACCACGTCGGCGTGCCGATGCACGAGGCGTTGATGCTGGTCCACAACACCCTGGTCGGGCTGGAGCTGCGCGACAAGATCCGCATCGGCGCGGCCGGCCGCATCACCAGCGCGTTCGACATCGCCCGCACCCTGGCGATGGGCGCGGACTGGTGCAACGCCGCGCGCGGCTACATGTTCGCGCTGGGCTGCATCCAGGCGCAGAGCTGCCATACCGACCGCTGCCCGACCGGCATCGCGACCCAGGACCCGAGCCGCTGGAACAAGCTCGACGTGCCGGACAAATCCGCGCGCGTGTTCCACTTCCACGAGAACACGCTCAAGGCGCTGCGCGACCTGCTGTGCGCGGCCGGCCTGCGCCACACTTCGGAGATCGGCCCCGAGCACATCCTGCGCCGGGTGTCGCCGACCGAAGTGCGCTCGCTCGGCGCGCTGTACAACTTCCTCGCCCCGGGCGACCTGATCGGCAAGATTCCGGCGCATGCGGTATTCCAGTCGTTCTGGGCCGGCGCGCGCAGCGATTCGTTCGCCGCGCCGGAGCGGGTGCTGGCGATGCGGGCGAGCAAGTCGTTCTGA